From Aspergillus chevalieri M1 DNA, chromosome 4, nearly complete sequence, a single genomic window includes:
- a CDS encoding beta-glucosidase (CAZy:GH3;~COG:G;~EggNog:ENOG410PJ4A;~InterPro:IPR017853,IPR019800,IPR036962,IPR002772, IPR036881,IPR026891,IPR013783,IPR001764;~PFAM:PF14310,PF00933,PF01915;~SECRETED:SignalP(1-22);~go_function: GO:0004553 - hydrolase activity, hydrolyzing O-glycosyl compounds [Evidence IEA];~go_process: GO:0005975 - carbohydrate metabolic process [Evidence IEA]), with amino-acid sequence MPHVKGVVAALATLSLVNSATTQNNQGGRVIQNDTYFYGQSPPVYPTPEISGSGDWDEAFFKAQALVSQMSLEEKVHLTGGSKNETSACGGYISGISRLGFPGMCLQDGPAGLRGTEGVNGYPANVHVGASWNKSLAYDRAYAIAGEFKRKGATVILGPAVLGPLGRIALGGRNWESYGVDPYLSGILGAQSVKGTQDGGVISCTKHLIGNEQETARNPQTDQRTKHTIESSSSNIDDKTMHEMYLWPFADAVHAGTASIMCSYQRLNNSYGCQNSKLLNGLLKTELGFQGFVVTDWTAHRSGVASALAGLDMTMPYGSTFWGSQLVEAVRNGTVPESQVEDMVTRILAAWYYSHQDDPSVPPVGVGLPYDVLSSHELVDARDPEDTSTLMEGAIQGHVLVKNVDKALPLIKPRMLAVYGYDAKTPEKNNPSSGMGDWSLGFESNDHRTVICGFGPDGGKCPPFSPIANGTLMGGGGSSSISPFYVDSPLQALAARARKDETQLFWDVENSASSVPGSTDACLVFINAFSSEGVDRPSLRDDYSDAWVQNVASQCQNTIVVVHNAGIRLVDQWIDHPNITAVILAHLPGQNSGEAITQILYGDVSPNGKLPYTIARNESDYGAILEPVITTTNSWDRYYLQDNFTEGVYIDYRAFDEGDIKPRFEFGFGLTYTTFKYSNLKIENSVDLSTLSPFPDGDIIPGGHADLWDTIATVTADVTNTGDMPAAEVGQLYVTIPSDGQPMKQLRGFDKIMVRPGETKTFEFELRRRDLSVWDVAAQQWKLLSGSEYQLSVGASSVTALY; translated from the exons ATGCCGCACGTCAAAGGAGTGGTGGCCGCCCTAGCCACTCTCTCCCTAGTGAATTCCGCTACCACGCAGAATAACCAGGGAGGCAGGGTCATCCAAAACGATACTTACTTCTATGGCCAAAGCCCTCCGGTTTATCCTACTCCCGAAATTTCTGGCAGTGGGGACTGGGATGAGGCGTTTTTCAAGGCACAAGCGTTGGTCTCACAGATGTCCTTGGAGGAGAAGGTCCATCTTACAGGAGGCTCGAAGAATGAAACCAGCGCGTGCGGTGGTTATATCTCCGGTATAAGCCGCCTGGGGTTCCCGGGCATGTGTCTCCAAGACGGCCCGGCTGGGCTTAGAGGTACTGAGGGGGTCAATGGCTATCCGGCCAACGTCCATGTTGGTGCAAG CTGGAATAAGTCCCTCGCCTATGACCGGGCGTATGCAATTGCGGGTGAATTTAAAAGGAAGGGTGCTACTGTGATTCTGGGACCAGCAGTGCTCGGCCCACTGGGTAGGATTGCCCTTGGAGGACGGAATTGGGAGAGTTATGGTGTCGACCCATATCTCAGCGGCATTTTGGGAGCACAGTCGGTAAAGGGAACCCAGGATGGAGGTGTGATCTCGTGCACTAAG CATTTAATTGGAAATGAGCAAGAAACAGCCCGCAATCCGCAAACTGACCAAAGAACCAAGCACACAATcgagtcatcctcatccaacaTAGATGACAAGACCATGCATGAAATGTATTTGTGGCCCTTTGCGGACGCTGTTCATGCCGGAACTGCTAGTATCA TGTGCTCGTATCAGCGTCTGAACAACAGCTATGGATGCCAAAACAGCAAACTCTTGAATGGTCTTCTCAAGACAGAGCTAGGCTTCCAGGGCTTTGTTGTGACTGATTGGACAGCCCATAGATCAGGAGTGGCAAGTGCCCTAGCTGGCCTTGACATGACCATGCCCTATGGGAGCACATTCTGGGGATCACAGCTGGTTGAAGCTGTCCGCAATGGCACAGTCCCTGAGTCACAGGTTGAAGATATGGTGACCAGAATCCTTGCTGCCTGGTACTACAGCCACCAGGATGATCCAAGTGTTCCCCCAGTTGGAGTGGGTCTTCCTTACGATGTTCTAAGCTCACACGAGCTAGTAGATGCTCGAGATCCTGAAGACACAAGTACTCTTATGGAGGGAGCAATCCAAGGCCATGTGCTTGTGAAAAATGTCGACAAGGCCCTCCCGCTTATAAAGCCACGCATGCTTGCTGTCTATGGATATGATGCTAAGACACCTGAAAAAAACAACCCTAGCAGTGGGATGGGCGATTGGTCCCTGGGATTTGAGTCGAACGACCATCGAACGGTAATTTGCGGATTCGGGCCTGACGGTGGAAAGTGCCCACCTTTCTCTCCAATTGCCAACGGAACCTTGATGGGCGGCGGAGGCTCCAGCTCCATCAGTCCCTTCTATGTTGACAGTCCATTGCAAGCGCTGGCAGCACGTGCGCGGAAAGATGAGACGCAGCTATTCTGGGACGTTGAAAACTCAGCCAGCAGCGTCCCCGGATCAACCGACGCGTGTTTGGTTTTCATCAATGCCTTCTCCTCTGAGGGAGTTGACCGCCCGAGCCTTCGCGATGACTACTCAGACGCATGGGTGCAGAATGTCGCTTCCCAGTGTCAGAACACCATCGTTGTGGTGCACAACGCCGGAATCCGCCTGGTAGACCAGTGGATCGACCACCCCAATATCACTGCTGTCATTCTCGCCCACCTCCCCGGCCAGAACTCTGGTGAGGCCATCACCCAAATCCTCTACGGCGACGTCAGCCCCAACGGGAAACTTCCCTACACCATTGCCCGGAACGAATCCGACTACGGCGCAATCCTCGAACCAGTCATCACCACGACCAACAGCTGGGACCGATACTACTTGCAGGATAACTTCACAGAGGGTGTTTACATCGACTACCGCGCCTTCGATGAGGGTGATATCAAGCCCCGTTTCGAATTCGGCTTCGGTCTCACATACACCACATTCAAGTACTCTAACCTGAAAATCGAGAACAGTGTCGATCTGTCGACCTTGTCCCCCTTCCCCGATGGCGATATCATCCCCGGTGGCCACGCAGACCTCTGGGACACCATCGCCACTGTCACTGCTGATGTGACCAACACCGGCGATATGCCAGCTGCAGAAGTTGGCCAGCTTTACGTCACAATCCCAAGTGACGGCCAGCCCATGAAGCAGCTGCGTGGATTTGACAAGATTATGGTTCGTCCAGGTGAGACGAAGACCTTTGAATTTGAGCTTCGGAGGCGGGATCTCAGTGTTTGGGATGTCGCTGCGCAGCAGTGGAAATTGCTTTCTGGTTCTGAGTATCAATTATCTGTTGGAGCGAGctctgtcacggcgctctactag
- a CDS encoding flavin monoamine oxidase family protein (COG:H;~EggNog:ENOG410PKM6;~InterPro:IPR001613,IPR036188,IPR002937;~PFAM:PF01266,PF13450,PF01593;~go_function: GO:0016491 - oxidoreductase activity [Evidence IEA];~go_process: GO:0055114 - oxidation-reduction process [Evidence IEA]): MPHTKEGFLWTPNHTHSGLQTDSIQPSSPTIKPHYDIIVIGAGFAGLIAARDLIQRHNLNVLLIEARDRIGGRTWTAKVLGKELEMGGTWVHWAQPHVYNELQRYGLHRYLKTSAGTLAPERQFFKSSGGEIEEVSIADNIEALERVAEVFFNIDGLNSRALMPYPHDPLREPAMWKRYDHLTVQDRLDQLPDKISQRHRELFQSNISTFGSALGKDMGFVEALRWYALGGHSMARVFEMAGIYKIGHGGMTAFSRAILGDYNGDRLFNTTVRQINHIGSNKVVINTSNGEVKAKAVVSTIPLNCLDNITFNPPVSPLRQAALAKKHINTGAKIHFKLSATQQPWFATADGTNSNSSFVFAFFDHNGTKPSPSGTWCIGFGYNDRLPDKNDHHHIINRFRQDINRDADVEAYVTHDWKNDPYSKGAWACWGSNSASIYLEELQRPHGRVVFASADWADGWRGFVDGAIERGQSAVREAVNLLDGDGVAKL, from the exons ATGCCACACACCAAGGAAGGCTTCCTCTGGACCCCGAACCATACTCACTCAGGCCTCCAAACAGACTCCATACAACCAAGCTCCCCAACCATAAAGCCACACTACgatatcatcgtcatcggcGCGGGATTTGCAGGCCTCATTGCCGCGCGCGACCTCATCCAGAGACACAACTTAAATGTCCTTCTCATCGAAGCCCGCGACCGGATCGGCGGCCGCACCTGGACGGCTAAAGTACTTGGCAAAGAGCTCGAGATGGGAGGCACGTGGGTGCACTGGGCGCAGCCGCATGTATATAATGAATTGCAACGGTATGGCTTGCATCGGTATTTGAAGACGTCTGCGGGCACGTTGGCGCCGGAGAGGCAGTTTTTCAAATCTTCGGGGGGtgagattgaggaggtttCTATTGCGGATAATATTGAGGCGCTTGAGAGAGTGGCAGAGGTGTTCTTCAATATTGATGGACTGAATAGTCGGGCGTTGATGCCGTATCCGCATGATCCTCTCCGGGAACCCGCGATGTGGAAGAGATATGACCATTTGACTGTGCAAGACCGATTGGATCAGCTACCAGACAAGATCTCACAGCGACATAGGGAACTCTTCCAGTCGAATATTAGCACGTTCGGTAGTGCGCTGGGAAAGGATATGGGGTTTGTGGAGGCGCTGAGATGGTATGCTCTGGGAGGACACAGCATGGCGCGCGTTTTTGAGATGGCTGGGATTTATAAGATTGGACACGGAGGAATGACTGCGTTCTCACGGGCTATTCTGGGTGATTATAACGGGGATCGCTTGTTCAACACCACGGTTCGTCAGATCAACCATATCGGAAGCAATAAAGTTGTTATCAACACTTCAAATGGAGAAGTCAAAGCTAAAGCGGTTGTATCAACTATTCCACT AAACTGTCTTGACAACATCACCTTCAACCCTCCGGTGTCCCCTCTCCGACAAGCAGCCCTCGCGAAAAAGCACATCAACACCGGAGCCAAAATCCATTTCAAACTCTCAGCCACCCAACAACCCTGGTTCGCAACAGCTGACGGAACCAACAGTAACTCCTCCTTtgtctttgctttctttgacCACAACGGAACCAAACCATCTCCCTCTGGAACATGGTGCATTGGATTCGGCTACAACGACCGCCTTCCTGATAAGAACGACCACCACCATATCATCAATCGGTTCAGGCAGGATATCAACCGCGATGCGGACGTTGAGGCGTACGTCACCCATGACTGGAAGAATGATCCTTATTCCAAGGGAGCGTGGGCATGTTGGGGTTCGAATAGTGCATCAATATatctcgaagagctgcaacggCCCCATGGACGGGTGGTGTTTGCGAGTGCGGATTGGGCGGATGGTTGGAGGGGGTTTGTAGATGGAGCGATTGAACGGGGCCAGAGTGCTGTCAGGGAGGCTGTGAATTTGTtggatggtgatggtgttgCTAAATTGTAG
- a CDS encoding TauD/TfdA family dioxygenase (COG:I;~EggNog:ENOG410PJYC;~InterPro:IPR042098,IPR003819;~PFAM:PF02668;~go_function: GO:0016491 - oxidoreductase activity [Evidence IEA];~go_process: GO:0055114 - oxidation-reduction process [Evidence IEA]) produces MTEGKSPRQPDIQYHPDYEKYQARTEQRKATEVLTKELPAGFPAELISPLVWEGKDIETRNDWIYELSEKQLNEIDEALKTFKSLNLVFGYINQSTFPLPSLGPILRGLSKELHFGRGFFVLRGLPVDNYSREENVIIYAGVSSYVGNIRGRQEDTRFANGTSLVLSHIKDLSDKTRKNVIGAPSNTADKQVFHTDAGDVVSLLCLQPAMEGGESYIASNWLVYNVLAKERPDLIHTLSQDWPVDGFNDPQKPYTNRPLLYHQAATPSTPERVVIQYARRYFTGFLSQPRSSNIPPITEAQAEARDALHFLAEEHAATLGFRKGDVQYINNLSIFHARNAFRDEPGKERHLMRLWLRNPEFAWETPKPLRTRWDNVFKDVNEEEQVFPIEPRIRKTVGS; encoded by the exons ATGACAGAGGGCAAATCTCCCAGGCAGCCGGATATTCAATATCATCCGGACTATGAGAAATACCAAGCACGCACTGAGCAGCGTAAGGCTACCGAAGTTCTTACTAAAGAGTTACCTGCTGGATTCCCAGCGGAGTTGATCTCGCCTCTAGTCTGGGAAGGGAAAGACATCGAAACCAGGAATGATTGGATCTACGAGTTGAGTGAAAAGCAATTGAATGAAATTGATGAAGCCTTGAAGACATTCAAAT CATTGAACTTGGTCTTTGGGTACATAAACCAATCAACGTTTCCGCTTCCTAGTCTAGGGCCTATCCTCCGAGGCCTTTCGAAGGAATTGCACTTCGGTCGTGGCTTTTTCGTCCTTCGTGGGCTTCCTGTTGATAACTATTCACGTGAAGAGAATGTTATCATATATGCCGGAGTGTCATCCTACGTCGGCAATATCCGTGGACGACAAGAAGATACGAGGTTCGCCAATGGGACGTCACTGGTACTTTCTCATATCAAGGACTTGTCTGACAAAACTCGAAAGAATGTTATTGGTGCCCCTTCCAACACTGCTGATAAGCAGGTATTTCACACAGATGCGGGGGATGTCGTTTCCCTTCTGTGCTTGCAACCAGCAATGGAAGGGGGGGAGAGCTACATTGCTAGCAATTGGCTTGTGTATAACGTCCTAGCAAAAGAGAGGCCTGACTTGATTCACACCCTCTCGCAAGACTGGCCCGTTGATGG TTTCAACGACCCCCAAAAGCCCTACACCAACCGGCCCTTGCTTTATCATCAAGCCGCTACCCCTTCTACCCCGGAGCGGGTTGTGATCCAATATGCTCGGAGATACTTTACAGGATTTCTCTCACAACCACGGTCGTCCAACATCcccccgattaccgaggcccaAGCCGAGGCTCGCGATGCGCTTCACTTCCTTGCTGAAGAACATGCCGCTACATTAGGCTTCCGCAAGGGAGACGTCCAGTATATCAATAATCTCAGCATATTCCACGCCCGGAATGCATTTCGAGATGAGCCTGGTAAAGA GCGCCATTTGATGAGATTGTGGCTTCGTAACCCCGAATTTGCCTGGGAGACTCCCAAGCCACTTCGTACCCGCTGGGACAATGTATTCAAGGATGTCAATGAGGAGGAACAGGTATTCCCAATTGAGCCGAGAATTAGAAAGACAGTGGGTTCATGA